GAGGCGCAGGCGAAGTTCCGCGAGCTCGGCATCGGCCTGGAGTTCTCCGACCACCTCAAGACCACCGGTGACTCGATCGTCACCGTCCTGATGGACTACGACGACCCGATGGAGGTCGTCGCGCGCGAGGTCTCGGCGCCCGCCTGAGCGGCGGGCCTCCCGGGCGCGAGCCCGGCCAGGCAGACGCCGAGGAGCATCGCGGCGTCGACGTTGTCGAGGAGCCAGCCCGCCCCGTGGGCGTCCGACCAGCGGATCACCGGCGTGTGGAGGTAGGCGAAGCCGACGACCAGCAGCCCGGCGACGCGCGGCAGCCACTGCTCACGCGTGGCGAGCACGATCCCCGCGAGCGGGAGCCAGATCTGGTGGTGCGGCCACGCCACCGGGGTGGCGACCACCGCGGCGCACCCGATGAGCACGGCCGCGGCGACGTGGTCACCCGCGCGCCGGGCCCGCTGCGCGTGCCAGTAGGCGGCGAGCACCACCACGCCGCCGACGGCGAGCCACAGCACCGTGCGTGCCGTCCCGTCGACGCCCGACCGCGCGAGGACCCCCATCACGGAGCTGTTGAAGCGCAGCTCGACGTCGCCGACGCGCTCGGTCTCGAAGACGGCCTGCGTCCAGAACGTCCGCGTCTCGGACGGCATCACGACGGCGGCGAGCACGCCGCACACCGCGAAGGTCGCCACGGAGGTGGCGAGGGCACGCCACTGCCGCGTGACGGCGAACCATCCCCAGGCCACCATCGGGGTGAGCTTGACCGCCGCGGCGAGCCCGACGAGCGCACCCCGCGCCCGGTCGGGCACGTAGCGGCCGATGTCGAGGACGACCAGCGCGGCCAGCACCAGGTTGACCTGCCCCGTGACGAGGTCGCTCTGGACCTGCGCCGACCCGAGGAAGGCCCCGACCGCCAAGCCGAGCACCGCCAGCCTCGCCGCGACCGCGACCGGCCACGGGCGGGACGAGACGACGAGCCCCACCAGCGCGACCGCCACGGCGATGCAGAGGGTCAGCCAGAGCAGGCCGGTCGTCCGGGGGTCGAGCCAGGTCAGCGGGCGCAGCACGATCGCTGCGAACGGCGGGTAGGTGAAGCCGTACCGTCCGCCGTCCAGGGTGAACTCGTACAGCGCCTCGCCGCGGTCGAGGGCGTCGATCGCGCCGATGTAGACGGCGATGTCACCCGCGGGTCCCACGTCCGCGTCGGCGGCGAGCCTCCAGTCGCTGACCATGTGGCGTACCGCCCACAGCGCCGCGAGGACCAGCGCGAGCGGCAGCGCCAGACCTCTCCCGGGCAGGCGCCGTGCCGTCCGTGCCGCGTCCACGTGGGATCCTCCGGTCGTGCGTGGGTCGGGCGCTCCTCGAGCACCGAGGACTCGGACCCCGCCGTGCGGGATCGTCGTCATCATCGCCGACGACGACCCGTGCGGGGCAACCTGGGCGGCCCCGCAGGTGTCGGCACGTGTCCGGGGCAGTCCCGTGCCAGGACCCTGCGCGTGGGTCCGAGGCGTTCACCGGCGCCGGTCGTTCACTAACCTCACCGCATGCAGGGGGAGTGGCCGGCGGCCGGGGTGAGCAGCGTGCGACGTCGTCGTGGCGTGCCGTGGGTGTGGTGGGGGCTGGCAGCGGTCCTGACCACGGTCTCGGCGCTCACGAAGCTGCCGTGCCTGCGCGGCGGCGCCGACACCGACCGCCTCGCGACGACCCAGTGCTACAGCGACATCCCGCTCTTCTACGTCGGGCGCGGCCTCGCCGCCGACTTCGGATGGTTCGGCCACCTGCTTCCCGGCTACCGCGACCTCGAGTACCCGCCCGTCGTCAACCTCTTCATCGAGGCGAGCGCGCACCTGACCCACCTGGTGCGCGGGATCCCGCAGTCCGAGCTCCGCGACCGCCGGATGCTGACGGAGGCGGGCACCTACGACCTGCCGGGCATGGCCGCGGAGGAGCGCACGTTCTTCCTCCTCAGCTGCGCGGGCCTGCTCGTCGCGGTGCTCGTCGCGCTGGCGGCGGCCTGGCGGGCCGGCTGGACGGTCGGCGACCGGCTGTCGTGGGTGGCGGTCGCGCCCCTCGTGGTGCTCACCGTGACGCTCAACTGGGACGTCGTCGCCCTGGCGTTCGCCGTGCTCGCACTCGTGGCCTGGCAACGCCGACAGCCCGCGCTCCTCGGGACGTGGGTGGCCCTCGGGACGGCCGCCAAGCTTTTCCCGCTCGTCCTGCTGGCAGCGGCCGTCATCCTGCTCGCGCGCCCCGGCTCGCGTCGGGCCCTCGCGCCGGTCCTCACGTCGTTCGTCGTCGTCACCGCCCTGGCGAACGCGCCGCTGCTCCTCTCCGACCGTGACGCCTGGAGCGAGTTCTGGACGAGCAACGCCGACCGGCCCTCCTACTTCGGCTCGGCGTGGCTCGCGCTGCGCATGGTCGGCCACCCGGTGGGGGCGGAGACGCTGAGCCTGGTGCTCGCGGCCGGGATGCTCCTCACGTGGCTGGCACTCGCCGCGCTGACGTGGACCCGACGGATCGAGCCGACGCTGGCCGAGCTGTCGCTGGTGTTCCTGCTCGTCTTCTTCGCCCTCGGCAAGGTCTACTCGCCGCAGTACTCGCTCTGGGTGGTCCTCGGTCTCCTGGTCGTCACCAGGTCCCACCGGCTGGTGCTGCTGGTGGCGGCGGCCGAGACCTGGCACTACGTGGCGACGTGGCTCTACATCCGGGGGATGACCACGCCCGAGCAGGGCATCGACCGGACCTACTGGTCCTCGATCGCGCTGCGGCTCGCCGCCGAGGGCCTGGTCGTCGTCCTCGTCCTCCTGCGCGCGCGCCGGCGGGCGGCCGAGGCGCGCGGCGCCTCGCCCGCGCCGGAGCCACCGACCGCGACCGATCCGGTCAGCCGCGCTCGGTGATCCTGTCGGCCGTGCGTCGCGCCAGGCGCCTCGCGGAGACGTACGCCCGTCCGGCGGCGCCGTAGCGAGGCGCGTGCGCCTGGTAGTGCTGCATCCGCACCGCGTGGGGCAGCAGCGACGGCGAGCCCTCGGCGGTGATGGCGGCGAACGCCTCGTCGAGCCGCGAGCGGACGAGCTCGGCGCTGTGGCGCGACCGCACCCACGCGCGTCCTGCCTCGGCTCGGGCGTCGAAGGTCGCGCGGTCGTGGTCGAACCAGTCCATCGCCTCCAGGGTCCGGTCGCACATGTCGACGACGTCGGAGTCGGCGATCACCGACGCGTGCTCCGGGAGCATGTACTCCTTGGCGCCGTCGCCGGTGAACCCGACGACGTAGCAGCCCGACGCCATCGCCTCGGCGCCCGGCAGCCCGACCCCCTCCCGCTCGGCGCCGAACAGGAAGATCGCGGCCCGGCCGAGCTCCTCGGCCACCTGCTGCTGCGTCATGCCGTCGATGAGCACGATCTCCCACCCGTCGAGACGACCCGAGCGGCGCACGAGCTGGACCGCGCCGAGCAGGTCCTCGCGTCGCCGGCGCGGCATCAGCGCGATCCGGCGCTCCTTGGGACGGGGCTCGAACCAGTCCTCGATCTGGACCGGCACGTCGTGGAGCGGGAAGCCGTCGTGGCAGGCGCGCTCGAGGAAGGTGTGGATCGCGTCCGAGACGGTGAGGGCGGCGGTGGCCTGCGGCCAGCCGGGATAGGCGCCGGGCACGTCGGTGAGGAAGTCGCTGTCGGAGAACACGAAGTCCATGCCCTGGCACAGCATCACGACCGGCTCCCCCTGCGACAGGAAGCTCCACTTCGAGCCGCCCGTCTCCGGCATCACCAGCACGTCCCCGGCCGCGAAGTCGAGCTCGGTCCCGGTGTCGACCGGGGCGGTCGATCCCCACGACTCGTAGGCGAAGCCCAGCGTGCCGTGCCAGACCCGCGCGTCGTGCCCGAGCGCGCACAGGTGCTCGACGTAGCGGTAGATCACCTTGATGCCACCGCTCGGCGAGGGCAGGTCGGGCGCCATGATCCGGATCACGAGCCGATTCAACCAGTCCCGGGTGGACCGCGATCCCGGATGACAGGATGGGAGCCATGTCTGTCCTGGAGGAGGGAACTCGGTGCTGAACCTCCGTGGCGGCCCCGTCGAGCGCGCGGCACGCCTGCTCGGCATCCCGCCCGGGACCGGCGAGCTGGTCACCGACGAGACCCGGCGCAAGCTGCTGCTCTCCGGCGGCGGCTCCATCGTGCTCTCGCTCCTCGACACCCTCGGCGTCGTGGCGATGCTGCCGATGATGCAGTACATCACCGACCAGGACCGGGACTCCGGAGCGCTCGGCGTCGTCAACCGCCTGCTCGGCGAGCCGGGCGACCGCGTCCTGGTGGGAGTCCTCGCGCTGATCATCGTCGGGGCGTTCGTGGTCAAGGACCTCTTCGCGCTGGTGTTCCGGTGGTGGCAGCTCGGCTTCATGGCGCACAACCAGGTCGCCATCCAGGCCAGGCTGCTCGAGGGCTACCTGACCGGGCCCTACGCCTGGCACCTCACCAAGAACACCTCCGACAAGCTCTGGACCGTCAGCGGTGCGGTCGGGCTCGGCTACACGAGCGGGCTCACCGCCACCCTCGGCTTCTTCACCGAGGTGCTCACCATCGGCTTCATCTTCGTGTCGCTGCTGTTCGTGTCGCCCGTGGCCACGCTCGCGGCGCTCGTCTACTTCGGCCTGGCCGGCCTCGTCGTCCAGCGCGTGATCCGGCCGCGCATCCTGCAGGCCAGCCAGCGCAACCTCGAGGCCTCGCAGGCGGTGTCGAAGTCGTCGCTCCAGGCGCTGACCGCCGTCAAGGAGATCAAGCTCAGGCAGGCGCACGGGCCCTTCGTCGCCACCTTCACCGAGGCGAGCGACATGGGGGCGCGGGCCGGCGCGACCGCGTCGTGGCTCTCGGAGGTCCCGAAGTACTTCCTCGAGATGGTCTTCATCGTCGGCGTCGGACTGCTCGCCATCGGCGCGTCCTCGACCAGCTCGTCCGGGGAGAGCCTCACCCTGATCGGCATCTTCACCGCCGCCGGCACGCGCATCCTGCCCAGCGCCGTGCGCCTGATCAACGCCCTCGCCGGCATCCGGTTCGCCCGCGCCCCGCTCGCCCACGTCGTCCAGGAGAACCGGGCGCTCCAGGACGAGCGCAACGCCGAGGCGGCCGCGCGGGTCACCGACGTCGTTCCCACCGGCGACGTCGAGGTCCGCGGCCTGACCTTCGCCTACGCCGACCAGCCCGAGGACCACGTGCTGCGCGGCGTCGACCTCGACGTCCCGCAGGGACGCACCATCGCCATCGTCGGCTCCAGCGGCGCCGGCAAGTCGACCTTCGTCGACATCCTGCTCGGGCTGCACCGCCCGGCCGCGGGGTCGATCACCGCCGGCGGCACCAGCATCTTCGACAACCTGCCCGACTGGCAGCGCCAGCTCGCCGTCGTGCCGCAGGACGTGACGCTCCTCGACGAGACGCTGCGCGCCAACATCGCCTTCGACGAGGAGGTCGACGAGGCCCGGCTCGACGAGGCCCTCGAGCGCGCCCAGCTCAGCGACCTCGTGCGCTCGCTCCCCCTCGGCCTCGACACCGAGGTCGGCGAGCGGGGCGTCCGCCTCTCGGGCGGCCAGCGCCAGCGGATCGGCATCGCCCGGGCGCTCTACCGTCGTCCGCGGCTGCTCGTGCTCGACGAGGCCACCTCCGCGCTGGACAACGAGACCGAGCGCCGGCTCACCGAGACCATCGAGGGCCTGAAGGGCACGATGACCATCGTCATCGTGGCCCACCGGCTCTCGACCGTCCGGCACAGCGACCGGCTGGTCTTCATGTCGCAGGGGAGGGTCGCGACCGTCGGCACCTTCGACGAGGTCGCCGCGGACAACGCCGAGTTCGCGCGACTGGTGGAGCTCGGCCAGCTCACCCCGACGACGGCCGGCGCGCAGGCGGACGCGTGAGCGTGCCCGTCTGCTCGGTCGTCATCCCGACCTACGACGCCGCGCACCTCATCGGCCAGCAGCTGGAGGCCCTGGCCACGCAGGTCGACGCGCCGCCGTTCGAGGTCGTCGTGGCCGACAACCGCTCCACGGACGACCTCGCGGGAGCCGTGGCGGCGTGGGACGACCGCCTGGACGTCCGGCTCGTCGACGCCTCGCGCGCCCAGGGGGTGTCGGTGGCCCGCAACGTCGGGATCGAGCACGCCCGGACCGACCGGATCCTGATCTGCGACGCCGACGACGTGGTCAGCCCCGGGTGGGTGCGGACCATGTCCGACGGTCTCGACGACCACCCGCTCGTCAGCGGACCGGTCGAGACCTCGCGCCTGTCGGGACGCTCCGCTGCCTGGGTGCCGATCGACGAGCGCACCGCGGGCCTCTTCGAGACCTGGGAGGGCCGGACCTACGGGATCGGTGGCAACGTGGGGCTCCGGCGAGGAGTCTGGGCGGCCGTCGGGGGGTTCGACGAGGACTACCCCGCCGGCGCCGAGGAGATCGACTTCGCCTGGCGGGCCGCCGACCTCGGCCACACCTTCGCCTACCTCCCCGACGCCCTCGTGCACTACCGGATCCGCACCGACCTGCGTGGCGTCCTGCGCCAGCAGTACAACTCGGGACGCGGCACCGCGACCCTCTACGCGAAGTTCCGCCCCGCCGAGGTCGTGCCCAAGTCCGTGCCCCGCCGGATCCACCACGAGCTGCTCCTGCTCAAGGGCTTCCCCTGGCGCGGCACCGCCGACCAGCGCCGGATGTGGCTGACGGTGATGGCCTTCGAGGCGGGCAAGCTCGTCGAGGCGCGGCGCCTGGGCAGTCCGGCCCCGTGAGCGTGGTCGCGTCACTACAGTGACACCCGTGACGGTTCTCGGACGCCTGGTGGAAGCGCCGCCCTCCCTGCGGTGGCACCGCAGCAGCCTTGTGTCGCGCACCCTCTACCGACGAGCCTTCGGCAGCTTCGGCGAGGGGAGCGTCATCGTCCGGCCGCACATCATCCGGCGACCGCAGCAGATGCACATCGGCTCCGGGTGCGCCATCTTCGAGGACGTCTGGCTCCAGTGCGAGCACGACCAGAGCCGGATCACCATCGGCGACCGCGCCAACTTCGGTCGCTGCGTCGAGATCGCCTCGACGGACCCGATCACCCTCGGGGACGACTGCGTCGTCGCCTTCGGCGCCCTCATCACCTCGGGCGACCACGACCGCGCGGACCGGCACCAGGTCCGCGCGACCGGGCCCATCACGATCGGCAACGGCGTCTTCATCGGACAGGGCGCCATCGTCCTGGGCGGGGTGACGATCGGGGACGGGGCGTCCGTCGGCGCCAACGCGGTCGTCACCCGCGACGTCGCGCCGGGCCAGACCGTGGTGGGCGTGCCGGCGCGGCCGGTCGGCGGCTGAGCCGTGCGGGTCCTCCTGGTCAGTCCCCGCTTCCACGGCTACCACGCAGCGATCTCGAGCTCGCTGGCCGAGCGCGGGCACGTCGTCACCACCCACCTCTACGACGACCACGGCGGCATCGCGGGCCGCAGCTGGCACCAGCTGCGCCACCAGCTGCCCCACAAGCTCGGCGCCGGCCGCCTGCGCACCCTCGCCCGGGAGCAGACTGCGCGCGCAGTGGCCGCGGTCGGGCGGGCACGCCCGCAGGCGGTCGTCGTGGTCAAGGGCGACACCCTCGACGACGACTTCTGGGACGCCCTCGCCGGCCTCCCCCGCGCGACCTGGCTCTACGACGAGGTCCGCCGCACCCGCTGGACGCCGGAGCGGCTCGCCGCCGCCGGCCCCCTCCTGTCCTACTCCGCGCAGGACACCGACGACCTCGTCGCCCGCGGCCTGCCGGCGCGCCACCTGCCGCTCGCCTTCGACCACCGCCTGGTGCCGGAGCCGACGACGCTGCGCACGCCGCAGGTCACGTTCGTCGGCGCGCGCTACGCCTCCCGCGAGGCCGTGCTGACGCTGCTCCACGACCGCGACGTCCCGGTGCGCGCCTACGGCCGGGACTGGTCGGGCCACCCGGTCGACCGGTTGCGGACCTGGCGCATCGGCGCCCCGCCGGTGCCGTCCGAGCGCGACCTCGACCGCGCCCACGCCTACGACGTGATGGCCGCGTCCGCCGCGACCCTCAACCTGCACGGCGACCAGGACGGCTTCACCATGCGGACCTTCGAGGCGGCCGGGGTCGGCGGCGTCGAGCTGGTCGACCGCGACGACGTCGTCGACCTCTACGAGCCCGGCACCGAGGTGCTGACCTGGACCACCGGCGAGGAGCTCGTCGAGCTCTGCCGCCGCGTGCAGCGCGACCGCGACTGGACGGACCGGATCCGCCGCGCGGCCCGTGCCCGCACCCTGGCCGACCACACCTTCGACCGACGCGCCGCCGTCCTGGAGGACTCGTGGGACACGGTCTGAGGCACCCGGCCGACCTCGTCGCGTGGCGCCGGTGGCACGAGTCGCGGCACCCGGTGCGGTGGGCCGCCCGCAGCGCCCGGTCGCGCGTGCGCCC
Above is a genomic segment from Nocardioides okcheonensis containing:
- a CDS encoding ABC transporter ATP-binding protein, coding for MLNLRGGPVERAARLLGIPPGTGELVTDETRRKLLLSGGGSIVLSLLDTLGVVAMLPMMQYITDQDRDSGALGVVNRLLGEPGDRVLVGVLALIIVGAFVVKDLFALVFRWWQLGFMAHNQVAIQARLLEGYLTGPYAWHLTKNTSDKLWTVSGAVGLGYTSGLTATLGFFTEVLTIGFIFVSLLFVSPVATLAALVYFGLAGLVVQRVIRPRILQASQRNLEASQAVSKSSLQALTAVKEIKLRQAHGPFVATFTEASDMGARAGATASWLSEVPKYFLEMVFIVGVGLLAIGASSTSSSGESLTLIGIFTAAGTRILPSAVRLINALAGIRFARAPLAHVVQENRALQDERNAEAAARVTDVVPTGDVEVRGLTFAYADQPEDHVLRGVDLDVPQGRTIAIVGSSGAGKSTFVDILLGLHRPAAGSITAGGTSIFDNLPDWQRQLAVVPQDVTLLDETLRANIAFDEEVDEARLDEALERAQLSDLVRSLPLGLDTEVGERGVRLSGGQRQRIGIARALYRRPRLLVLDEATSALDNETERRLTETIEGLKGTMTIVIVAHRLSTVRHSDRLVFMSQGRVATVGTFDEVAADNAEFARLVELGQLTPTTAGAQADA
- a CDS encoding glycosyltransferase family protein is translated as MRVLLVSPRFHGYHAAISSSLAERGHVVTTHLYDDHGGIAGRSWHQLRHQLPHKLGAGRLRTLAREQTARAVAAVGRARPQAVVVVKGDTLDDDFWDALAGLPRATWLYDEVRRTRWTPERLAAAGPLLSYSAQDTDDLVARGLPARHLPLAFDHRLVPEPTTLRTPQVTFVGARYASREAVLTLLHDRDVPVRAYGRDWSGHPVDRLRTWRIGAPPVPSERDLDRAHAYDVMAASAATLNLHGDQDGFTMRTFEAAGVGGVELVDRDDVVDLYEPGTEVLTWTTGEELVELCRRVQRDRDWTDRIRRAARARTLADHTFDRRAAVLEDSWDTV
- a CDS encoding glycosyltransferase 87 family protein — its product is MQGEWPAAGVSSVRRRRGVPWVWWGLAAVLTTVSALTKLPCLRGGADTDRLATTQCYSDIPLFYVGRGLAADFGWFGHLLPGYRDLEYPPVVNLFIEASAHLTHLVRGIPQSELRDRRMLTEAGTYDLPGMAAEERTFFLLSCAGLLVAVLVALAAAWRAGWTVGDRLSWVAVAPLVVLTVTLNWDVVALAFAVLALVAWQRRQPALLGTWVALGTAAKLFPLVLLAAAVILLARPGSRRALAPVLTSFVVVTALANAPLLLSDRDAWSEFWTSNADRPSYFGSAWLALRMVGHPVGAETLSLVLAAGMLLTWLALAALTWTRRIEPTLAELSLVFLLVFFALGKVYSPQYSLWVVLGLLVVTRSHRLVLLVAAAETWHYVATWLYIRGMTTPEQGIDRTYWSSIALRLAAEGLVVVLVLLRARRRAAEARGASPAPEPPTATDPVSRAR
- a CDS encoding glycosyltransferase, with protein sequence MIRIMAPDLPSPSGGIKVIYRYVEHLCALGHDARVWHGTLGFAYESWGSTAPVDTGTELDFAAGDVLVMPETGGSKWSFLSQGEPVVMLCQGMDFVFSDSDFLTDVPGAYPGWPQATAALTVSDAIHTFLERACHDGFPLHDVPVQIEDWFEPRPKERRIALMPRRRREDLLGAVQLVRRSGRLDGWEIVLIDGMTQQQVAEELGRAAIFLFGAEREGVGLPGAEAMASGCYVVGFTGDGAKEYMLPEHASVIADSDVVDMCDRTLEAMDWFDHDRATFDARAEAGRAWVRSRHSAELVRSRLDEAFAAITAEGSPSLLPHAVRMQHYQAHAPRYGAAGRAYVSARRLARRTADRITERG
- a CDS encoding glycosyltransferase 87 family protein, which gives rise to MDAARTARRLPGRGLALPLALVLAALWAVRHMVSDWRLAADADVGPAGDIAVYIGAIDALDRGEALYEFTLDGGRYGFTYPPFAAIVLRPLTWLDPRTTGLLWLTLCIAVAVALVGLVVSSRPWPVAVAARLAVLGLAVGAFLGSAQVQSDLVTGQVNLVLAALVVLDIGRYVPDRARGALVGLAAAVKLTPMVAWGWFAVTRQWRALATSVATFAVCGVLAAVVMPSETRTFWTQAVFETERVGDVELRFNSSVMGVLARSGVDGTARTVLWLAVGGVVVLAAYWHAQRARRAGDHVAAAVLIGCAAVVATPVAWPHHQIWLPLAGIVLATREQWLPRVAGLLVVGFAYLHTPVIRWSDAHGAGWLLDNVDAAMLLGVCLAGLAPGRPAAQAGAETSRATTSIGSS
- a CDS encoding glycosyltransferase family 2 protein, encoding MSVPVCSVVIPTYDAAHLIGQQLEALATQVDAPPFEVVVADNRSTDDLAGAVAAWDDRLDVRLVDASRAQGVSVARNVGIEHARTDRILICDADDVVSPGWVRTMSDGLDDHPLVSGPVETSRLSGRSAAWVPIDERTAGLFETWEGRTYGIGGNVGLRRGVWAAVGGFDEDYPAGAEEIDFAWRAADLGHTFAYLPDALVHYRIRTDLRGVLRQQYNSGRGTATLYAKFRPAEVVPKSVPRRIHHELLLLKGFPWRGTADQRRMWLTVMAFEAGKLVEARRLGSPAP
- a CDS encoding acyltransferase, whose protein sequence is MTVLGRLVEAPPSLRWHRSSLVSRTLYRRAFGSFGEGSVIVRPHIIRRPQQMHIGSGCAIFEDVWLQCEHDQSRITIGDRANFGRCVEIASTDPITLGDDCVVAFGALITSGDHDRADRHQVRATGPITIGNGVFIGQGAIVLGGVTIGDGASVGANAVVTRDVAPGQTVVGVPARPVGG